In one window of Nocardiopsis aegyptia DNA:
- a CDS encoding glucose 1-dehydrogenase, with protein MNGEPTTDTFTIEPPGERLLDGRKALVTGADSGIGQGIAYRLAAHGAAVAINHLDDSTTADAMAEEIRDAGGRAVSVRMDVTREDQVQRAFARAAEEFDGLDLLVNNAGIERPFRLVDMELEWWRKVIDVNLTGTFLCSREAARTMLDRGSRGAIINISSVHEEIPWKEFSHYCASKGGQRMFTRSIARELAPHGIRVLAVAPGAIATSINEDVLADPRRREAVEEEIPLGRWGAVSDVAGVVAFLASDRAEYIVGSTVFVDGGMMLYPKFV; from the coding sequence GTGAACGGCGAGCCCACGACCGACACGTTCACGATCGAGCCGCCCGGGGAGCGGCTCCTGGACGGCCGCAAGGCGCTGGTGACCGGCGCGGACTCCGGGATCGGGCAGGGCATCGCCTACCGGCTCGCGGCGCACGGCGCCGCCGTGGCGATCAACCACCTGGACGACTCGACGACCGCCGACGCGATGGCCGAGGAGATCCGGGACGCGGGCGGCAGGGCCGTCAGCGTGCGGATGGACGTCACCCGAGAGGACCAGGTCCAGCGGGCGTTCGCGCGGGCCGCCGAGGAGTTCGACGGCCTCGACCTGCTGGTCAACAACGCCGGCATCGAGCGCCCGTTCCGGCTGGTGGACATGGAGCTGGAGTGGTGGCGCAAGGTCATCGACGTCAACCTCACCGGCACGTTCCTGTGCTCCAGGGAAGCGGCGCGGACCATGCTGGACCGCGGCTCGCGCGGCGCGATCATCAACATCAGCAGTGTCCACGAGGAGATCCCCTGGAAGGAGTTCTCCCACTACTGCGCTTCCAAGGGCGGACAGCGCATGTTCACGCGCAGCATCGCGCGCGAACTCGCTCCGCACGGCATCCGCGTGCTGGCGGTGGCACCGGGGGCGATCGCGACGTCCATCAACGAGGACGTGCTGGCCGACCCGCGCCGGCGGGAGGCGGTGGAGGAGGAGATCCCGCTGGGGCGCTGGGGCGCGGTGTCCGACGTCGCCGGGGTGGTGGCGTTCCTGGCCTCGGACCGGGCGGAGTACATCGTCGGCTCGACGGTGTTCGTGGACGGCGGCATGATGCTCTACCCGAAGTTCGTCTGA
- a CDS encoding MerR family transcriptional regulator, with product MVGADHMQIGEVAERTGLSLRTIRYYGEVGLVEPSARSRGGFRLYTDTDVDRLNLIKRMKPLEFSLEETRELLSAIDRLQSAETDSEERADLVERLDAFEAAIDARCRTLRDQLAMAEEFAGKLREQRSRQHTST from the coding sequence ATGGTTGGAGCGGACCACATGCAGATCGGTGAGGTCGCCGAGCGCACCGGTCTGTCCCTGCGCACGATCCGCTACTACGGCGAGGTCGGCCTGGTCGAACCCTCCGCCCGCTCCCGCGGCGGGTTCCGGCTCTACACCGACACGGACGTGGACCGGCTCAACCTCATCAAGCGGATGAAACCCCTGGAGTTCAGCCTGGAGGAGACCCGCGAACTCCTCTCGGCCATCGACCGGCTGCAGTCGGCCGAGACCGACTCGGAGGAGCGCGCCGACCTGGTCGAGCGGTTGGACGCCTTCGAGGCGGCCATCGACGCACGGTGCCGGACCCTGCGCGACCAGCTCGCGATGGCCGAGGAGTTCGCCGGGAAGCTGCGCGAGCAGCGGTCCCGACAGCACACGAGTACGTAA
- a CDS encoding peptide chain release factor 3 — MTTTASERSTTEVAREAGRRRTFAVISHPDAGKSTLTEALALHAAAISSAGAVHGKGDRRGVTSDWMEMEQDRGISITSAALRIDYSDRVLNLVDTPGHADFSEDTYRVLSAVDCAIMLLDSAKGLEPQTLKLFDVCRARRMPVITFVNKWDRPGREPLELLDEIEQRIGLRPTPLNWPVGIAGDFRGLIDRSSGTYTKMTRTPGGASKAVEQVLPAEDAARIEGQEWGQASEEIELLGEIGADFDHDSFMAGESSPVLFGAALPNFGVGQLLETIVGLAPAPTAKTGTRDEPRPVDAPFSGQVFKMQANMDKNHRDRMAFVRVSSGRFDRGMVLTHAATGRPFATKYSQAVFGSERSTIDTAFPGDVIALVNAQALSVGDTLYDGPKVEFPPIPSFAPEHFVVARAVDAGKYKQFQRGIAQLDAEGVVQVLTSDVRGEQAPVLAAVGPLQFDVVRHRMEHEFRSPIDTSPLDYSVARRTDTESAPALHALSGAEVLRRRNDGELLVLVHNKWRLRVIEREHPGLFMEPLLAGGVEEDAY; from the coding sequence GTGACGACGACGGCTTCGGAGAGGTCGACGACCGAGGTCGCCCGGGAGGCGGGGCGTCGGCGGACGTTCGCGGTGATCTCGCACCCGGACGCCGGTAAGTCGACGCTGACCGAGGCCCTGGCGCTGCACGCGGCGGCGATCTCCTCGGCCGGTGCGGTGCACGGCAAGGGCGACCGTCGGGGTGTGACCTCGGACTGGATGGAGATGGAGCAGGACCGGGGGATCTCGATCACCTCGGCCGCTTTGCGCATCGACTACTCCGACCGGGTGCTGAACCTGGTGGACACCCCGGGTCACGCGGACTTCTCCGAGGACACCTACCGGGTGCTCTCGGCGGTGGACTGCGCGATCATGCTGCTGGACTCGGCCAAGGGCCTGGAGCCGCAGACGCTGAAGCTGTTCGACGTGTGCCGGGCACGCAGGATGCCGGTGATCACGTTCGTGAACAAGTGGGACCGTCCCGGGCGTGAGCCGTTGGAGCTGCTGGACGAGATCGAGCAGCGGATCGGGCTGCGGCCCACGCCGTTGAACTGGCCGGTGGGCATCGCCGGGGACTTCCGCGGACTCATCGACCGGTCGAGCGGCACCTACACCAAGATGACGCGCACCCCCGGAGGCGCCAGCAAAGCCGTCGAGCAGGTGCTGCCGGCCGAGGACGCGGCACGCATCGAGGGGCAGGAATGGGGACAGGCGAGCGAGGAGATCGAACTCCTCGGTGAGATCGGCGCGGACTTCGACCACGACTCGTTCATGGCCGGGGAGTCCTCCCCGGTGCTCTTCGGCGCGGCGCTGCCCAACTTCGGCGTCGGCCAACTGCTGGAGACCATCGTCGGCCTGGCCCCCGCTCCCACCGCGAAGACCGGCACCAGGGACGAGCCCCGGCCGGTGGACGCCCCCTTCTCCGGGCAGGTGTTCAAGATGCAGGCCAACATGGACAAGAACCACCGCGACCGCATGGCGTTCGTGCGGGTGTCCTCGGGGCGCTTCGACCGGGGCATGGTGCTCACGCACGCGGCGACGGGCCGCCCCTTCGCCACCAAGTACTCCCAGGCGGTGTTCGGCTCCGAGCGCTCCACCATCGACACCGCCTTCCCGGGCGACGTGATCGCGCTCGTCAACGCCCAGGCACTGTCCGTGGGGGACACCCTCTACGACGGTCCCAAGGTGGAGTTCCCGCCCATCCCGAGCTTCGCACCCGAACACTTCGTCGTCGCCCGCGCGGTCGACGCCGGCAAGTACAAGCAGTTCCAGCGCGGCATCGCCCAGCTGGACGCCGAGGGCGTGGTGCAGGTACTCACCTCGGACGTGCGCGGAGAGCAGGCGCCGGTCCTGGCCGCCGTGGGGCCCCTGCAGTTCGACGTGGTCCGCCACCGCATGGAACACGAGTTCCGCTCCCCCATCGACACCTCGCCGCTGGACTACTCCGTGGCGCGGCGCACCGACACCGAATCGGCGCCCGCCCTGCACGCGCTCTCGGGCGCGGAGGTGCTGCGCCGCCGCAACGACGGCGAACTGCTGGTGCTGGTGCACAACAAGTGGCGGCTGCGGGTCATCGAGCGCGAGCACCCGGGCCTGTTCATGGAACCCCTCCTCGCGGGCGGCGTCGAGGAAGACGCCTACTGA
- a CDS encoding hemerythrin domain-containing protein: MSDTTGTDPRSDDDRTVVLGEQLVRIHDILRGELASVREGLDAVRGTGAPRPLEEQLRKKCLSFCEFLHGHHTAEDERMFPGLAESHPHLAPVLERLSREHSVISRSLDRIQELVASGEPAAVREDVERLAAEIEAHLDYEEAQIVEALNSYGPVRV, from the coding sequence ATGAGCGACACGACCGGCACCGATCCCCGTTCCGACGACGACCGCACTGTGGTCCTGGGCGAGCAGCTCGTCAGGATCCACGACATCCTGCGCGGCGAACTGGCTTCCGTGCGCGAGGGCCTGGACGCCGTGCGCGGCACGGGCGCGCCGCGGCCGCTGGAGGAGCAGCTCCGCAAGAAGTGCCTGTCCTTCTGCGAGTTCCTGCACGGACACCACACCGCCGAGGACGAGCGCATGTTCCCCGGACTGGCCGAGTCCCATCCCCACCTGGCGCCCGTGCTGGAGCGCCTGTCCAGGGAGCACTCGGTCATCAGCCGGAGCCTCGACCGCATCCAGGAACTGGTCGCGAGCGGTGAGCCGGCCGCCGTGCGCGAGGACGTCGAGCGGCTGGCCGCCGAGATCGAGGCCCACCTGGACTACGAGGAGGCCCAGATCGTGGAGGCGCTCAACTCCTACGGCCCCGTGCGGGTCTGA
- a CDS encoding TetR/AcrR family transcriptional regulator, which produces MTTRPAHDEESSLPLRERKKLRTRRSLADTALRMFLERGYHEVTLEELVSAVEVSMRTFFRYYSSKEEVAMAAENELWDAYAGEVDRRKLTGPVLAHLRECYAAAVRGRSADWSERYLACRGLAARTPALRVYHAGTTQDLQLRIIETLEKEFDTDSRADVRLRLIADMALASVRYGTKNWMRAHRHSGRPDDAERLIAEVALAFDALPSALTLSADAPPDSA; this is translated from the coding sequence ATGACCACGCGCCCCGCCCACGACGAGGAGTCCTCGCTCCCCCTGCGCGAACGCAAGAAGCTGCGCACCCGCCGCTCCCTCGCCGACACCGCGCTGCGCATGTTCCTCGAACGCGGCTACCACGAGGTCACCCTGGAGGAACTGGTGAGCGCGGTCGAGGTGTCCATGCGGACCTTCTTCCGCTACTACTCCTCCAAGGAGGAGGTCGCGATGGCGGCGGAGAACGAACTGTGGGACGCCTACGCCGGCGAAGTGGACCGCCGCAAGCTCACCGGCCCGGTCCTGGCCCACCTGCGCGAGTGCTACGCGGCCGCGGTCCGCGGCCGCTCCGCGGACTGGTCCGAGCGCTACCTGGCCTGCCGCGGCCTCGCCGCCCGCACACCCGCGCTGCGCGTGTACCACGCCGGCACCACACAGGACCTCCAGCTGAGGATCATCGAGACCCTGGAGAAGGAGTTCGACACCGACAGCCGCGCGGACGTCCGACTGCGGCTGATCGCGGACATGGCCCTGGCGTCGGTCCGCTACGGCACCAAGAACTGGATGCGCGCGCACCGGCACAGCGGCCGCCCCGACGACGCCGAACGCCTGATCGCCGAGGTCGCACTGGCCTTCGACGCCCTTCCCAGCGCCCTCACCCTGAGCGCCGACGCGCCGCCGGACTCCGCCTGA
- a CDS encoding DedA family protein gives MTTRLATAGPGSHAEYDGFIGWVIGLISTLGEVGVGLALAIESLFPPVPSELILPVAGYLAYAGEMNFALALVCATAGAMVGAWIFYAVGALFGRERTRWLFEKLPLFEVEDFHRAERVFKRWGGIAVMVGRCVPLVRSGISVPAGIERMPLWKFSLYTLVGSGVWNSVWIGLGYGFGPQIHPLLSRYSSLLSNAVLVVIALLFAWFVVSRTVKLVRARTTVAEEAPAADRTLS, from the coding sequence ATGACGACACGTCTCGCGACGGCGGGCCCGGGTTCCCACGCGGAATACGACGGATTCATCGGCTGGGTGATCGGTCTGATCTCCACTCTGGGGGAGGTCGGAGTGGGTCTCGCCCTCGCCATCGAATCGCTGTTTCCGCCGGTGCCCAGCGAACTCATTCTTCCGGTCGCCGGTTATCTCGCCTATGCGGGCGAGATGAACTTCGCCCTGGCCCTGGTCTGCGCCACCGCGGGTGCCATGGTCGGCGCCTGGATCTTCTACGCCGTCGGTGCGCTCTTCGGGCGTGAGCGTACGCGCTGGCTGTTCGAGAAGCTGCCGCTGTTCGAGGTCGAGGACTTCCACCGCGCCGAGCGCGTGTTCAAGCGGTGGGGCGGTATCGCCGTCATGGTCGGACGCTGCGTTCCGCTGGTGCGCAGCGGTATCTCGGTCCCGGCCGGTATCGAGCGCATGCCGCTCTGGAAGTTCTCGCTCTACACGCTGGTGGGCAGCGGGGTGTGGAACTCGGTGTGGATCGGGTTGGGATACGGCTTCGGGCCGCAGATCCACCCCCTCCTGAGCCGGTACAGCAGCCTGCTGAGCAACGCCGTCCTCGTCGTCATCGCCCTGCTGTTCGCCTGGTTCGTCGTCTCCCGCACGGTCAAGCTCGTCCGCGCCCGTACGACCGTGGCGGAGGAGGCCCCCGCCGCCGATCGAACCCTGTCCTGA
- a CDS encoding dienelactone hydrolase family protein yields MQFTCEQRLDGGVREREFTLDGIPGVLWTPGSASAPVPLILLGHPGGLRRMYPRLAARARHSVAAGFAAATIELPGAGERPASTSAEQARADLLRALAADEPVDAIVDRLVLPLVGRAVPEWRAALDALLALPGIRGPVGYSGGVIAIGLRLAAVEPRIAAALLFAGSFVPRSMFEEARRVTVPLQVLLQWDDEGNDRQLALDLFDAFGSREKTLHANMGGHTGVPWFEGDAGDRFFARHLR; encoded by the coding sequence ATGCAGTTCACCTGCGAACAGCGCCTCGACGGTGGCGTCCGCGAACGCGAGTTCACCCTCGACGGCATCCCCGGCGTCCTGTGGACGCCCGGATCCGCCTCCGCACCGGTCCCGCTGATCCTGCTCGGCCACCCCGGCGGACTGCGCCGGATGTACCCCCGGCTGGCGGCGCGGGCCCGGCACTCCGTGGCGGCGGGGTTCGCCGCGGCCACCATCGAACTCCCCGGTGCCGGGGAGCGCCCCGCTTCCACCTCCGCCGAGCAGGCCCGCGCGGACCTGCTCCGGGCTCTGGCGGCCGACGAGCCGGTCGACGCGATCGTCGACCGGCTCGTCCTCCCGCTGGTCGGGAGGGCGGTTCCGGAATGGCGGGCCGCCCTGGACGCCCTTCTCGCGCTCCCCGGGATCCGGGGCCCGGTCGGGTACTCGGGCGGCGTGATCGCCATCGGCCTCCGGCTGGCGGCTGTCGAGCCGCGCATCGCGGCCGCCCTGCTGTTCGCCGGATCCTTCGTGCCGCGCAGCATGTTCGAGGAGGCCCGACGGGTCACCGTGCCCCTCCAGGTCCTGCTGCAGTGGGACGACGAGGGAAACGACCGGCAACTGGCCCTGGACCTGTTCGACGCCTTCGGTTCCAGGGAGAAGACGCTGCACGCCAATATGGGCGGGCACACCGGCGTCCCCTGGTTCGAGGGGGACGCCGGCGACCGCTTCTTCGCCCGGCACCTGAGGTGA
- a CDS encoding alpha/beta hydrolase fold domain-containing protein, whose translation MALPDDATTRPLLPDTAGVPCDWIDADRAGLGAGVVVYVHGGGFVHSNPASERVMAHRLSRATGRPALRVDYRLAPAHPFPAPLDDVVAVYRALLAQGVPASRIVLAGESAGATLVLSALLVLRDAGTALPAGAVAASALTDLTGSGPSLTANEGRDLLTGAVVGDVLPQYLDGAAPDRAPQSPLHGDLRGLPPVLLPTGGDELFLDDALRFAAAAAEAGTDASVDLYEGMPHVFHAAMLVEDAPPTGRTFLARLRDWTAGLG comes from the coding sequence GTGGCGCTGCCCGACGACGCCACGACCCGGCCCCTGCTGCCGGACACCGCCGGAGTCCCCTGCGACTGGATCGACGCCGACCGGGCGGGGCTCGGCGCGGGCGTGGTCGTGTACGTCCACGGCGGCGGATTCGTGCACAGCAATCCGGCCAGCGAGCGCGTGATGGCCCACCGCCTGTCCCGGGCCACCGGGCGGCCCGCGCTGCGGGTCGACTACCGTCTGGCCCCCGCGCACCCGTTCCCGGCTCCGCTCGACGACGTGGTCGCGGTCTACCGCGCTCTGCTCGCCCAGGGCGTCCCCGCGTCGCGGATCGTCCTGGCGGGGGAGTCGGCCGGCGCCACCCTGGTGCTGTCGGCGCTGCTGGTGCTCAGGGACGCGGGGACAGCGCTCCCGGCCGGCGCGGTCGCGGCCTCGGCACTGACCGACCTCACCGGGTCCGGTCCGTCCCTCACGGCCAACGAGGGACGGGACCTGCTCACCGGGGCGGTCGTCGGCGACGTCCTGCCGCAGTACCTGGACGGTGCCGCGCCGGACCGGGCACCCCAGTCGCCGCTCCACGGCGACCTGCGCGGGCTGCCGCCGGTCCTGCTGCCGACCGGGGGCGACGAGCTGTTCCTGGACGACGCGCTGCGGTTCGCCGCGGCCGCCGCCGAGGCCGGCACCGATGCCTCGGTCGACCTCTACGAGGGCATGCCGCACGTGTTCCACGCCGCGATGCTCGTCGAGGACGCGCCGCCCACCGGCCGGACGTTCCTGGCACGCCTACGCGACTGGACCGCCGGACTGGGCTGA
- the manD gene encoding D-mannonate dehydratase ManD, producing MLIDRAEVIVTSPDRNFVTLRLTTDDGLVGLGDATLNGREMAVVAYLKDHVVPLLLGRDAHRIEDTWQFLYRGAYWRRGPVTMAAIAAVDTALWDIKGKAAGLPVYQLLGGASRDGLLAYGHASGRDLPELFDSIRDHRAQGYRAIRVQTGVPGLKSIYGIAGNATSEANQGVRYDHEPAQRGALPNEEDWDTRGYLRHIPTVFEAVRAEFGPDLPLLHDAHHRLTPIQAAKLGKSLEPYDLFWLEDCTPAENQEALRLVRQHTTTPLAIGEIFNTVWDYQQIIREQLIDYVRSAVTHTGGITHLRKVLDYAAQYQIKSGIHGPTDISPVGMAAALHLGLAVHNFGIQEYMRHGARTDEVFQQSFTWSNGRLHPGEEPGLGVDLDVDEAGKYPYVRAYLPFNRLADGTVHDW from the coding sequence ATGCTCATCGACAGGGCCGAAGTGATCGTCACGAGCCCGGACCGCAACTTCGTCACACTGCGGCTGACCACGGACGACGGCCTCGTGGGCCTGGGCGACGCCACCCTGAACGGACGCGAGATGGCGGTGGTGGCCTACCTCAAGGACCACGTCGTGCCGCTGCTGCTGGGACGCGACGCCCACCGGATCGAGGACACCTGGCAGTTCCTCTACCGCGGCGCCTACTGGCGGCGCGGGCCCGTGACGATGGCGGCCATCGCCGCGGTCGACACGGCGCTGTGGGACATCAAGGGCAAGGCCGCCGGCCTGCCCGTCTACCAACTCCTGGGCGGCGCGTCCCGCGACGGCCTGCTCGCCTACGGGCACGCCTCGGGCCGGGACCTGCCCGAGCTCTTCGACTCGATCCGCGACCACCGGGCCCAGGGCTACCGGGCGATCCGCGTGCAGACCGGCGTCCCCGGCCTGAAGTCCATCTACGGCATCGCCGGCAACGCCACCTCCGAGGCCAACCAGGGCGTGCGCTACGACCACGAGCCCGCCCAGCGCGGCGCCCTGCCCAATGAGGAGGACTGGGACACCCGCGGCTACCTCCGCCACATCCCGACCGTGTTCGAAGCCGTGCGGGCCGAGTTCGGCCCCGACCTGCCGCTGCTGCACGACGCCCACCACCGGCTCACCCCCATCCAGGCCGCGAAGCTGGGCAAGTCACTGGAGCCCTACGACCTGTTCTGGCTGGAGGACTGCACACCGGCGGAGAACCAGGAGGCGTTGCGGCTGGTACGGCAGCACACCACCACGCCGCTGGCCATCGGCGAGATCTTCAACACCGTCTGGGACTACCAGCAGATCATCCGTGAGCAGCTCATCGACTACGTGCGCAGCGCCGTCACCCACACCGGCGGCATCACGCACCTGAGGAAGGTGCTGGACTACGCCGCCCAGTACCAGATCAAGTCCGGTATACACGGGCCCACCGACATCTCGCCGGTCGGGATGGCCGCCGCCCTGCACCTGGGGTTGGCGGTGCACAACTTCGGCATCCAGGAGTACATGAGGCACGGGGCCAGGACCGACGAGGTGTTCCAGCAGTCCTTCACCTGGAGCAACGGCCGCCTGCACCCGGGGGAGGAGCCCGGCCTCGGTGTCGATCTGGATGTCGACGAGGCCGGGAAGTATCCGTACGTGCGGGCGTATCTGCCGTTCAACCGGCTGGCCGACGGAACGGTGCACGACTGGTGA
- a CDS encoding DUF1062 domain-containing protein produces MLPWAVRRTRLPLLALPCADCPSERAGTGDGRFRVNANGKLLDVWLLVNCVVCDRTSKLTVHHRVPVRSLPAGLLAGYTANASALVADTLLHPSTARRHRFGLDWDGCWELHAPPVPESPWPLRFAVGFDDPVPVRPGLLIARGLGLSRSEVVRRVKIDVPLNRRTKRDFSFVLV; encoded by the coding sequence GTGCTGCCCTGGGCCGTGCGGCGCACCCGCCTGCCCCTGCTCGCCCTCCCGTGCGCGGACTGCCCGTCCGAGCGCGCCGGCACCGGTGACGGCAGGTTCCGCGTCAACGCCAACGGCAAGCTCCTCGACGTGTGGCTCCTGGTCAACTGTGTCGTGTGCGACCGGACGTCCAAGCTCACCGTCCACCACCGCGTCCCGGTCCGCTCGCTGCCCGCCGGCCTGCTGGCCGGGTACACGGCCAACGCGTCGGCCCTCGTCGCGGACACCCTCCTCCACCCGTCGACCGCCCGGCGCCACCGGTTCGGGCTCGACTGGGACGGGTGCTGGGAGCTCCACGCGCCCCCGGTGCCGGAGAGCCCGTGGCCGCTCCGGTTCGCGGTCGGCTTCGACGACCCCGTGCCGGTCCGCCCCGGACTCCTCATCGCCCGAGGGCTGGGGCTGAGCCGGAGCGAGGTCGTCCGCCGGGTCAAGATCGACGTCCCGCTGAACCGCAGGACGAAACGGGACTTCTCCTTCGTCCTCGTCTAG
- a CDS encoding uracil-xanthine permease family protein, producing MVTTPRHPVDEYRPLSSMALFGLQHVLVMAAAPISSVFIVSAALGLSTELSVNLLAASFVLSGLGSLLQSLGPFRVGAKLPFVMLPGGAPVVLFISIAEQHGVRTAVGAVIITSVFYLVALPVFTRLLRFFPALVIGTMIVIVGVNLVKVSAFLITGRPGDPDFGDPRALLLGMATIGFTIAFFWLFTGVLRQIAVMLGFVSGTVLAILLGTTDFGAVGDSGLVQAPQPMPFGVPEFSLIASVPLLIYSFASMAETTGQTVVNGQAVGRHVEIRRDAPRTIRAEALTSLAGGFFGTPLMVCSGENIGIVRVTGIRSRFVTVAAGIILIVIGFVAPITAVVSAIPAPVVGGTAVLVFGVVIVLGVQMLQRTALDDHTNTFIIGVALALGLMPILVPGMYEAFPPNARILLESGVAVGAVSAAVLNALFHHLRPRLYRDPRPSAATEAEHASEPLEDDHRP from the coding sequence GTGGTGACAACCCCCCGGCACCCCGTGGACGAGTACCGTCCCCTCAGCTCAATGGCGCTCTTCGGCCTCCAGCACGTGCTGGTCATGGCGGCCGCACCGATCTCGAGCGTCTTCATCGTCAGCGCGGCCCTCGGCCTGTCCACCGAACTCAGCGTCAACCTGCTCGCCGCCTCGTTCGTGCTGTCCGGCCTCGGCTCACTGCTGCAGTCGCTCGGCCCGTTCCGCGTCGGCGCGAAGCTGCCCTTCGTCATGCTGCCCGGCGGCGCTCCCGTCGTGCTGTTCATCTCGATCGCCGAACAGCACGGCGTGCGCACGGCCGTCGGCGCGGTGATCATCACCTCGGTCTTCTACCTCGTCGCCCTGCCCGTCTTCACCCGGCTGCTGAGGTTCTTCCCGGCCCTGGTCATCGGCACGATGATCGTCATCGTCGGGGTGAACCTGGTCAAGGTCAGCGCGTTCCTGATCACCGGCCGCCCCGGCGACCCCGACTTCGGCGACCCCCGGGCGCTGCTGCTGGGGATGGCCACCATCGGCTTCACCATCGCCTTCTTCTGGCTGTTCACCGGGGTGCTCCGGCAGATCGCCGTGATGCTCGGATTCGTCAGCGGCACCGTCCTGGCGATCCTGCTCGGAACCACCGACTTCGGCGCGGTGGGCGACAGCGGCCTCGTGCAGGCGCCCCAGCCGATGCCGTTCGGCGTTCCGGAGTTCAGCCTCATCGCCTCGGTCCCCCTGCTCATCTACAGCTTCGCGTCCATGGCGGAGACCACGGGACAGACGGTCGTCAACGGGCAGGCCGTGGGGAGGCACGTCGAGATCCGCCGCGACGCGCCCAGGACCATCCGGGCCGAAGCCCTCACCTCGCTGGCCGGCGGCTTCTTCGGCACGCCGCTGATGGTGTGCAGCGGCGAGAACATCGGCATCGTCCGGGTCACCGGAATCCGCAGCCGGTTCGTCACCGTGGCCGCCGGGATCATCCTCATCGTCATCGGGTTCGTCGCCCCGATCACCGCCGTGGTCAGCGCGATCCCCGCCCCGGTCGTCGGCGGAACGGCCGTGCTCGTGTTCGGCGTGGTCATCGTCCTGGGTGTGCAGATGCTCCAGCGCACCGCGCTCGACGACCACACCAACACCTTCATCATCGGCGTCGCACTCGCCCTCGGACTCATGCCGATCCTCGTGCCCGGGATGTACGAGGCCTTCCCGCCCAACGCACGCATCCTGCTGGAGAGCGGTGTCGCCGTCGGCGCCGTCAGCGCCGCCGTGCTCAACGCGCTCTTCCACCACCTGCGGCCGCGCCTGTACCGCGATCCCCGACCGTCCGCCGCGACCGAGGCGGAGCACGCCTCCGAGCCCCTGGAGGACGACCACCGGCCCTGA